A portion of the Candidatus Sysuiplasma jiujiangense genome contains these proteins:
- a CDS encoding Re/Si-specific NAD(P)(+) transhydrogenase subunit alpha translates to MAITVAVPKETSAGERRVSMVPEAAARLSKSGFSIQVESGAGAGSYYSDSDYEKAGAGIVKDRRSLLSSADIVLAVQPPKPEDIMLMKQEAIAIGFMNPFRNEKGIRAMQKAKVSAFALELVPRITRAQGMDALSSQATVGGYKAVLIAADNMPKFLPMLTTAAGTIRPAKVLVLGAGVAGLMAIATAKRLGAMVEAYDVRRAAGEQVRSLGAKFLELQINAEGTGGYARELTPEEKKQEEAMVREAVAQADAIITTANIPGKKAPRLVSKEMVMSMKPGSVIVDMAAESGGNCELTKVDETVTENGVTIFGPSNLPGQIPFHSSQMYAKNLQSFLSLLVTKEGNLVSDFSDEILAASLLVYKGEIRFGPVKELLEGKK, encoded by the coding sequence ATGGCAATCACAGTTGCGGTTCCGAAAGAGACGTCGGCCGGCGAACGAAGGGTTTCCATGGTTCCGGAAGCTGCTGCCAGGCTCTCAAAATCGGGTTTCAGTATTCAGGTAGAGTCGGGTGCCGGCGCAGGTTCATATTATTCGGACAGCGATTATGAAAAGGCCGGAGCCGGAATTGTTAAAGATCGGCGGTCTCTTCTCAGCAGCGCCGATATAGTCCTGGCAGTACAGCCTCCGAAACCGGAAGACATAATGCTGATGAAGCAGGAGGCTATAGCCATAGGCTTCATGAATCCATTCAGGAATGAAAAGGGAATCAGGGCAATGCAGAAGGCAAAAGTTTCCGCATTTGCACTTGAACTTGTGCCCAGGATAACCAGGGCCCAGGGAATGGATGCTCTCTCGTCTCAGGCTACTGTGGGTGGATACAAGGCGGTGCTGATAGCTGCAGACAATATGCCGAAATTTCTTCCAATGCTCACAACTGCGGCAGGAACCATCAGACCTGCAAAAGTGCTTGTTCTGGGTGCCGGAGTTGCAGGTCTGATGGCCATAGCGACAGCAAAGAGACTTGGCGCGATGGTGGAAGCCTATGATGTCAGAAGGGCTGCCGGGGAACAGGTCAGGAGTCTCGGTGCCAAATTCCTTGAGCTGCAGATCAATGCAGAAGGCACCGGCGGTTACGCACGTGAACTGACCCCTGAGGAAAAGAAACAGGAGGAGGCAATGGTCAGGGAGGCGGTCGCGCAGGCGGATGCAATAATAACGACCGCGAACATACCTGGGAAAAAGGCCCCGCGCCTCGTGTCAAAGGAGATGGTGATGAGCATGAAACCCGGTTCAGTCATCGTTGATATGGCTGCCGAGTCGGGAGGCAACTGCGAACTGACAAAGGTTGATGAAACCGTCACTGAAAACGGTGTCACTATTTTCGGTCCGTCCAACCTGCCCGGGCAGATTCCTTTCCATTCGAGCCAGATGTATGCAAAAAACCTTCAGTCCTTTCTCTCACTGCTGGTCACAAAGGAAGGAAATCTTGTTTCTGACTTTTCCGATGAGATACTGGCTGCAAGTCTTCTTGTTTACAAGGGTGAGATCAGGTTTGGCCCTGTGAAGGAACTGCTGGAGGGAAAGAAATGA
- a CDS encoding 50S ribosomal protein L37ae: protein MSGSAKKVGSVARFGPRYGVRIRSRILEIEKDAAKEIACPRCGAYSVGRVSTSIYACRHCGHKYAGRAYVGQFRKTVVSHELEAAAAAEKEDGK, encoded by the coding sequence TTGTCAGGTTCGGCGAAGAAGGTTGGTTCGGTCGCCAGATTTGGACCGAGATACGGTGTCAGGATACGCTCCAGGATACTTGAGATCGAGAAGGATGCGGCAAAGGAAATTGCCTGCCCGAGATGCGGCGCCTATTCCGTAGGCAGGGTGAGCACATCGATTTACGCATGCAGGCACTGCGGTCATAAATATGCGGGCAGAGCGTATGTCGGCCAGTTCAGAAAAACGGTGGTTTCGCATGAACTCGAGGCTGCTGCAGCCGCTGAAAAGGAGGATGGAAAGTAA
- a CDS encoding DNA-directed RNA polymerase subunit P — protein sequence MYKCIKCGEPIRSGVNTFGLQCDRCGSKIFVKDRPSVKKQLTAK from the coding sequence ATGTACAAGTGCATCAAGTGCGGTGAGCCGATCAGATCCGGCGTAAACACCTTCGGCCTTCAGTGCGACAGGTGCGGTTCCAAGATCTTTGTCAAGGACAGGCCCAGTGTAAAGAAACAGCTGACGGCCAAATGA
- a CDS encoding universal stress protein, which produces MKKDPVEIRTIVCATDLSEKSEKACEVAVSIAKQREGSRLVFVSVVKSIYVAMGDIAYGTEVVMENEEKYAREVETKLKRMVTRAKKLGVGNCEAIVRRGDPHHVLVEIINEIKPDLVVMGNRRPGYKKGIFLGSVSSRVAADSPTSVLIVR; this is translated from the coding sequence TTGAAAAAGGATCCTGTTGAAATCAGAACTATAGTGTGCGCCACAGATCTGTCTGAAAAGTCAGAGAAGGCGTGCGAAGTCGCTGTTTCGATCGCAAAACAGAGAGAAGGCAGCAGACTTGTCTTTGTCTCCGTTGTAAAGTCGATTTACGTAGCAATGGGCGACATCGCATACGGAACAGAGGTCGTCATGGAAAATGAAGAGAAATATGCCAGAGAAGTGGAAACGAAGCTGAAGAGGATGGTAACCCGTGCAAAAAAGCTGGGAGTCGGCAACTGTGAAGCGATTGTCAGGAGAGGCGATCCGCACCATGTGCTTGTCGAAATCATAAATGAAATCAAGCCTGATCTGGTTGTCATGGGCAACAGACGTCCCGGATACAAAAAGGGGATATTTCTCGGATCCGTGTCATCCAGGGTGGCTGCCGATTCTCCCACCTCCGTTCTCATAGTACGGTAA
- a CDS encoding exosome complex protein Rrp4 gives MARSGSEVRDIVVPGEPVECAGRKAGFGMYRKDGRFYSSTLGLKSMRGNYVDIIPLGGKYIPFREEEVIGTVSEINASSWLLDINSPYPALLHASESPWKVEFNATSKYLDIGDNVIAEILSVDDSKHVQVTMRDQRLRKLNGGHIVDIPFGKVARVVGKNSSMIEMLRSMSGCRIIVGRNGRIWIDGEIERVLVVAKALRIIDMEAQTFGLTNRIREFLEDNLKNR, from the coding sequence ATGGCCCGTTCAGGTTCCGAAGTTAGGGATATTGTTGTACCCGGGGAACCTGTGGAGTGTGCAGGTAGGAAGGCGGGGTTTGGAATGTACAGGAAGGACGGGAGATTCTACTCCTCCACACTGGGTCTGAAGTCAATGAGAGGGAATTATGTCGACATCATCCCGCTTGGCGGGAAGTACATACCGTTCAGGGAGGAGGAGGTAATCGGCACTGTCTCGGAGATAAATGCATCAAGCTGGCTGCTTGACATCAATTCTCCCTACCCCGCTCTTCTTCACGCCTCCGAGTCCCCCTGGAAGGTTGAATTCAATGCCACTTCCAAATATCTGGACATAGGGGACAATGTGATTGCCGAAATCCTTTCGGTGGACGACTCGAAGCATGTACAGGTGACGATGAGGGACCAGAGGCTGCGCAAGCTGAACGGCGGCCACATCGTGGACATACCTTTCGGAAAGGTTGCCAGAGTTGTTGGCAAGAACAGCTCAATGATAGAGATGCTTAGGTCCATGTCAGGATGCAGGATAATAGTCGGAAGGAATGGACGCATCTGGATTGACGGTGAAATAGAAAGGGTCCTGGTGGTTGCCAAGGCACTCAGGATCATAGACATGGAGGCCCAGACTTTCGGCCTTACAAACAGGATCAGGGAATTCCTCGAGGATAACCTGAAAAATAGATAA
- a CDS encoding exosome complex exonuclease Rrp41, whose protein sequence is MDMPEGLKLIDENGKRIDGRRADELRPIRIEAGVLKRADGSAYVEMGKNKILAAVYGPRECHPRHLQDPTRAIVQCNYNMLSFSVDDRKRPGPDRRSVEISKILSEALEHVVFLEQFPRTSIDVYIVVLQANAGTRCAGLTAASVALADAGIPMRDLVPACAAGKVADTIVLDLNKEEDNFGQADVPLAYLPRTGEILLLQMDGHMTQEEFDRAIELAMGGCSKIYALQQEALKRKYSVILSEEETKTEEAN, encoded by the coding sequence ATGGATATGCCTGAAGGGCTAAAACTGATTGACGAAAACGGAAAGAGGATTGACGGCAGGAGAGCTGACGAGCTGAGGCCGATAAGGATCGAGGCAGGGGTTCTGAAGCGGGCCGACGGCTCAGCTTATGTCGAAATGGGAAAGAACAAGATACTTGCGGCCGTGTACGGACCAAGGGAATGCCACCCCAGGCATCTGCAGGATCCGACCAGGGCCATCGTCCAGTGCAACTACAATATGCTTTCATTCTCTGTGGACGACAGAAAGAGACCGGGCCCCGACAGAAGATCGGTGGAAATTTCCAAGATACTCTCTGAAGCGCTGGAGCATGTCGTTTTTCTGGAGCAGTTTCCGAGAACTTCCATAGACGTCTACATTGTGGTGCTCCAGGCCAATGCCGGCACCAGATGTGCTGGCCTTACAGCCGCATCGGTAGCGCTCGCTGATGCGGGAATACCGATGAGGGATCTCGTGCCGGCCTGCGCTGCAGGCAAGGTTGCAGACACAATAGTACTTGACCTGAACAAGGAAGAGGACAACTTCGGCCAGGCCGATGTTCCGCTTGCATATCTGCCGAGAACGGGGGAAATACTCCTTCTGCAGATGGACGGCCACATGACACAGGAGGAGTTTGACAGGGCGATTGAACTTGCCATGGGCGGCTGCTCAAAGATATACGCTCTCCAGCAGGAAGCGCTCAAAAGGAAATATTCCGTCATACTTTCTGAAGAGGAGACAAAAACAGAGGAGGCGAACTGA
- a CDS encoding NAD(P)(+) transhydrogenase (Re/Si-specific) subunit beta codes for MSHPLTARSGIVWAGWAMLLAILVTFLLPGMRNIPLIVIGVAIGGGIGWVAAKRVAMTDMPQMVAIYNGMGGGAAGAIAAVELLRSTSVASLAALSVAGGLIGGISIAGSIIAFLKLQGWIRQRAITYPLQQPGNIAVLLIALIMGALVVDPSSIHGAFQPLLPFFVFSLAFGFLMALPIGGADMPVVISLFNALTGLAVALDGFALTNYAMIIAGTLVGAAGSMLTLVMAKAMNRSIPNILFGAFGAKEEEQGEIKGSMKPIEADDVAVMLAYANSVIIAPGYGMAVAQAQQKVKELMDLLEAKGVTVKFAIHPVAGRMPGHMNVLLAEAGVPYDHLFDRDEINQEFGNTDVVLVIGANDVVNPAARRQGSPLFGMPILDVDRAKNVIVLKRGQGKGFSGVENELFYGDNTKLLYGDAQDSVSRVIQALKKL; via the coding sequence ATGAGCCACCCGCTGACTGCGAGAAGCGGCATAGTCTGGGCCGGATGGGCAATGCTCCTCGCGATCCTGGTGACATTCCTCCTGCCGGGCATGAGGAATATACCGCTGATCGTGATCGGCGTTGCAATCGGCGGCGGCATCGGGTGGGTCGCGGCAAAGAGGGTTGCCATGACGGACATGCCGCAGATGGTTGCAATATACAACGGCATGGGCGGCGGAGCTGCAGGTGCAATAGCGGCGGTTGAGCTGCTCAGGAGCACTTCAGTGGCGTCGTTGGCTGCACTTTCGGTTGCAGGAGGTCTCATCGGAGGAATATCCATTGCAGGCAGCATCATAGCGTTCCTCAAGCTTCAGGGATGGATAAGACAGAGGGCCATAACCTACCCTCTCCAGCAGCCTGGAAACATTGCCGTGCTCCTTATTGCCCTGATTATGGGTGCGCTCGTGGTTGATCCTTCAAGTATACATGGCGCATTCCAGCCGCTCCTCCCATTCTTTGTCTTTTCCCTTGCATTCGGATTCCTGATGGCTCTTCCGATAGGGGGAGCGGACATGCCTGTTGTCATTTCCCTTTTCAACGCACTCACTGGACTTGCAGTGGCGCTTGACGGCTTTGCTCTTACCAATTACGCGATGATTATTGCAGGCACGCTCGTGGGTGCGGCCGGTTCCATGCTCACTCTTGTTATGGCAAAGGCGATGAACCGCTCAATTCCAAACATACTTTTCGGCGCATTCGGCGCAAAGGAGGAAGAGCAGGGTGAAATCAAAGGCTCCATGAAGCCTATTGAAGCGGATGATGTGGCAGTCATGCTGGCGTATGCAAACAGCGTGATAATCGCACCAGGTTACGGCATGGCGGTCGCCCAGGCGCAGCAGAAGGTCAAAGAGCTCATGGATCTTCTCGAAGCCAAAGGGGTAACAGTGAAATTTGCCATACACCCGGTTGCGGGAAGGATGCCCGGGCACATGAATGTCCTTCTCGCTGAGGCCGGCGTTCCCTACGACCATCTGTTTGACAGGGATGAAATCAACCAGGAATTCGGCAACACCGACGTTGTTCTTGTTATAGGTGCAAACGATGTCGTCAATCCTGCTGCAAGGAGACAGGGGAGCCCGCTGTTCGGAATGCCCATACTGGACGTTGACAGGGCAAAGAATGTCATCGTCCTCAAGAGGGGACAGGGGAAGGGATTCTCGGGCGTCGAGAACGAACTCTTCTACGGAGACAATACAAAGCTGCTCTACGGCGACGCTCAGGACAGCGTATCCAGGGTGATTCAGGCACTGAAGAAACTCTGA
- a CDS encoding exosome complex protein Rrp42 has product MLSRSPMSDVKRGHILNVLSRGVRTDGRKFDEFREITVETGTIETAEGSSRLRLGNTEVVVGIKMDVGEPFDDSPDKGVLTTNVELIPMASEDFESGPPSPSAIELSRVVDRGIRESQLIDMAALCIKPKEEVWVLYIDIYPLDYDGNLFDAASIAAVSALKNTVVPAKRLGKGEDYRLPLRSVPISCTTVKIGDRLIIDPTLEEEDVSSARLTVATDENGDIRAMQKGGTGHFTIEEVRSAIKMSASAGNLIRKKL; this is encoded by the coding sequence ATGCTTTCAAGGAGTCCGATGTCGGATGTGAAAAGGGGACACATCCTCAATGTGCTTTCACGCGGCGTAAGAACGGATGGCAGGAAATTCGACGAATTCAGGGAAATTACCGTTGAGACCGGAACGATAGAGACTGCGGAAGGATCCTCAAGACTCAGGCTGGGAAATACAGAGGTTGTTGTAGGAATAAAGATGGATGTCGGCGAGCCGTTCGACGACTCTCCAGACAAAGGTGTGCTCACAACAAACGTTGAGCTGATTCCGATGGCTTCGGAAGATTTCGAAAGCGGACCGCCGTCGCCGAGCGCAATAGAGCTTTCGCGTGTCGTGGACAGAGGAATCAGAGAGAGTCAGCTCATAGACATGGCTGCACTCTGCATCAAGCCCAAAGAGGAAGTCTGGGTCCTGTACATTGATATTTATCCGCTGGATTATGACGGCAACCTCTTTGACGCGGCCTCGATAGCTGCTGTCAGCGCACTTAAGAACACCGTTGTCCCTGCAAAGAGACTTGGCAAGGGGGAGGATTACAGGCTGCCACTCAGATCGGTGCCCATATCATGTACAACAGTTAAAATAGGCGACAGACTGATAATAGATCCCACGCTTGAAGAAGAAGATGTTTCGTCTGCGAGACTCACAGTGGCGACGGATGAAAACGGAGACATACGCGCAATGCAGAAGGGCGGGACAGGGCATTTCACCATTGAGGAAGTGAGAAGCGCGATAAAAATGTCCGCCTCTGCCGGGAATCTTATAAGAAAGAAGCTATGA
- a CDS encoding DHH family phosphoesterase translates to MAESASPVIVLHPHADPDCVASACALSKRFGIGDLWSPSKPDRAGNLLLKKHSASLLAKFPEGATAAIIVDTSDITVIPEQFRDRVIIVIDHHEIDRQPEHCISLTDSTAPSCSEIVYDIITDGGHAIDGETAGILLAGILADTGRLKRAKPSTLRKCAELLETAGLEMDSKELSVDGQRDMSELTAILKGMQRMVFRSLSGFTVCCSHASAFESSVAGMLLTAGADVAFVASEDSGSVRVTGRAAAVAIGKGFSLITVFRNVAQGFGGTFGGHAGAAVLSSEGDMEALLNSCAAESVEWIQERQGAARPNDA, encoded by the coding sequence ATGGCTGAATCTGCCTCGCCGGTCATTGTACTGCACCCGCATGCAGATCCTGACTGCGTTGCAAGCGCGTGTGCGCTGTCAAAGAGGTTCGGCATAGGCGATCTCTGGTCTCCGTCAAAGCCGGACAGGGCAGGGAATCTGCTGCTGAAGAAGCATTCCGCAAGCCTCCTGGCCAAATTTCCTGAAGGTGCGACGGCGGCCATAATCGTGGACACAAGCGACATCACCGTGATACCGGAGCAGTTCAGGGACAGGGTCATCATAGTGATAGACCACCATGAAATTGACCGGCAGCCGGAACACTGTATTTCACTGACAGACTCGACGGCGCCCTCATGTTCGGAGATAGTCTATGACATAATTACGGACGGCGGTCACGCTATCGACGGAGAAACGGCAGGGATCCTGCTCGCGGGAATACTTGCGGATACAGGTAGACTGAAGAGGGCAAAACCCTCAACACTCAGAAAATGCGCGGAACTCCTCGAGACTGCAGGGCTGGAGATGGATTCGAAAGAGCTGTCTGTCGATGGTCAGCGTGACATGTCTGAACTGACTGCCATACTGAAAGGGATGCAGCGGATGGTTTTCAGGAGTTTGTCCGGTTTCACTGTTTGCTGCAGCCATGCCTCCGCTTTCGAATCATCTGTCGCCGGTATGCTGCTGACTGCAGGTGCCGATGTTGCGTTTGTGGCATCTGAAGACAGTGGCTCTGTGAGGGTAACGGGCAGAGCGGCTGCGGTAGCGATCGGTAAGGGTTTCAGCCTAATCACCGTATTCAGAAACGTCGCTCAGGGATTCGGAGGTACCTTCGGCGGACATGCCGGGGCTGCTGTGCTCAGCTCGGAGGGGGACATGGAGGCACTTCTGAATTCCTGTGCCGCCGAATCTGTTGAATGGATTCAAGAGCGGCAGGGCGCAGCGCGACCGAACGATGCCTAA
- a CDS encoding NAD(P) transhydrogenase subunit alpha, with protein MTSDVYAALYIVVLAALVGYEVISRVPVILHTPLMSGSNFIHGIVLVGAIIALGYAQTPLEDGIGFVAVIMASLNVTGGYAVTERILQMFERNKTKGNKGA; from the coding sequence ATGACCTCCGATGTGTATGCGGCGCTGTATATCGTCGTCCTCGCGGCACTTGTCGGCTACGAAGTAATATCCAGGGTTCCGGTGATACTTCACACACCGCTGATGTCCGGATCCAATTTCATACACGGAATTGTCCTGGTAGGTGCGATTATCGCACTCGGGTATGCCCAGACTCCGCTGGAGGATGGAATAGGCTTTGTTGCAGTCATTATGGCTTCACTGAACGTTACAGGCGGTTACGCCGTTACCGAACGTATTCTGCAGATGTTTGAACGGAACAAGACAAAAGGAAACAAGGGGGCATAG
- a CDS encoding FAD-dependent oxidoreductase: MSYDYDAVVLGGGGAGYTAAFGLSDAGMNVLMLDPKGELGGNCLFEGCIPSKTYWLGAKSTESMPFCRTSAEIDFKKLVGWKNEIQEKRFAQHRAEIGERSTLVFMPEEGRLVDEHTVSVGQRRITGKYVVVATGSEPVVPENFRDGITTHDLLKPDTPLVDVPETLGIIGGGYIGIEMAGIFAKLGSQVTIFCNRILPPVSQEIQLLLERRLIELGVKLERQKAKGVKFSDGSKAVLLDGGSKKFSEVLVAVGRRPNLRNISLEFRLNSRGFIDVSPGMRTQYGNIFAPGDVNGKHMLFHVAVQEGWIAARNILEGGRERMLIDYSSVPYAVYSDPQVAWTGLWKEDATGKGFDVECRRYALAGDARMQIENSETGWIDIVVIPGTGRIIGAQAVGADADLVIGELSIILSQGISIYELSRISQPHPTQLEGIIDLSRRLKTDG, from the coding sequence ATGTCTTACGACTATGATGCGGTTGTTCTCGGAGGCGGAGGGGCCGGATACACGGCGGCATTCGGGCTCTCTGACGCAGGAATGAATGTTCTGATGCTTGACCCGAAAGGCGAGCTGGGAGGAAACTGCCTGTTCGAAGGCTGCATCCCTTCAAAAACTTACTGGCTGGGTGCGAAATCAACGGAAAGCATGCCTTTCTGCCGGACATCCGCTGAAATAGATTTTAAAAAACTTGTTGGCTGGAAAAATGAGATACAGGAAAAGAGATTTGCGCAGCACAGGGCCGAAATTGGCGAGCGCAGCACGCTAGTCTTTATGCCGGAGGAGGGGCGTCTTGTCGACGAGCACACCGTATCTGTTGGTCAGCGCAGGATTACGGGTAAATACGTTGTTGTAGCAACCGGCTCAGAACCTGTTGTCCCCGAAAATTTCAGGGATGGCATAACCACCCACGATCTGCTGAAACCGGATACGCCGCTGGTGGACGTGCCAGAAACGCTGGGTATAATCGGGGGTGGCTACATAGGCATTGAAATGGCGGGAATATTTGCAAAGCTCGGTTCGCAGGTGACAATCTTCTGTAATAGAATTTTACCCCCCGTCTCGCAGGAAATTCAGCTTCTTCTTGAACGCCGGCTGATCGAGCTGGGTGTAAAGCTCGAAAGGCAGAAGGCGAAGGGGGTGAAGTTTTCCGACGGCTCGAAGGCCGTGCTGCTGGACGGCGGAAGCAAAAAATTCAGTGAAGTCCTGGTTGCTGTGGGAAGGAGACCGAACCTGAGGAACATTTCACTGGAATTCCGGCTGAACAGCAGAGGATTCATTGATGTTTCACCAGGCATGCGCACCCAATACGGCAACATATTTGCTCCCGGGGATGTCAACGGAAAACACATGCTGTTTCATGTCGCAGTGCAGGAAGGATGGATCGCGGCCAGAAATATACTCGAAGGCGGCCGCGAAAGGATGCTGATTGATTATTCCAGCGTCCCGTATGCTGTTTACAGCGACCCGCAGGTTGCCTGGACGGGACTCTGGAAGGAGGATGCGACCGGAAAGGGATTCGACGTCGAATGCAGGCGATATGCGCTTGCAGGCGATGCGAGGATGCAGATTGAAAATAGTGAAACTGGATGGATCGATATTGTTGTGATTCCCGGAACAGGAAGGATCATAGGAGCGCAGGCAGTGGGAGCAGATGCAGACCTTGTGATAGGTGAACTTTCCATCATTTTATCTCAGGGTATCTCGATTTATGAACTCTCCCGGATCAGTCAGCCGCATCCGACACAACTTGAGGGAATAATAGACCTTTCAAGGAGATTGAAAACAGATGGCTGA
- a CDS encoding prefoldin subunit beta has protein sequence MNDISPKLQNQINQYQQMQQQIQVIASQRYQLEAQLKELTRALEELNKLDADSSIYKNIGSLMIRVKDRETVIRELSEQKETLDIRVKTVERQEKHLRERYQSLQDELSRELGQKKDESN, from the coding sequence ATGAACGACATCAGTCCCAAGTTGCAGAATCAGATAAACCAGTACCAGCAGATGCAGCAGCAGATCCAGGTCATCGCAAGCCAGAGGTACCAGCTGGAGGCGCAGCTGAAGGAGCTTACGCGGGCCCTTGAGGAGCTGAACAAACTGGATGCTGATTCTTCAATTTACAAGAATATAGGATCCCTGATGATCAGGGTGAAGGACAGGGAAACCGTCATCAGGGAACTTTCAGAGCAGAAGGAAACGCTTGACATAAGAGTGAAAACGGTAGAACGGCAGGAAAAACACCTGAGGGAACGATACCAGTCGCTGCAGGATGAGCTGAGCAGGGAACTCGGGCAGAAAAAGGATGAATCAAACTGA